In Setaria italica strain Yugu1 chromosome IX, Setaria_italica_v2.0, whole genome shotgun sequence, the genomic stretch ATGTTATCTTCTCATACATTTGCGGCTGTTTTCGTTTATTGTAATAGCAAACCTTTTGTAAGGCTCTGCTTGCTTTCTCCTCCTTAAATGATATAGCAGTGCTGCTGCTcttatttccaaaaaaaagtttGTAGCACTTGTTGTAAAAAGTTTCTAGCACATCTCACTGTAAAAAGTTTCTAGCACATCTTTAAACAAGGCAACATGGGTATACTTGCAAGAAACATTGCACGAAATTGATGTGATACTCAATTTATAGCTAGTAATGTGTCACTGCAAGTCAAATATTGTTTACTTACTGTACATTTCCAGTGAATAATCCTACAATAATGCACTCAGGACATCTACCTACCTGCTCATCATGGGAAAATTTGCAGGATGCTCCACGGTTGCACTCGCCTTTCTGGAAAGCATAGCATATGCCACGGCTCTTTGGTACATCATGGTGTTTGTCATGCTCCCATGGTGCACCGCTATCCTCTTTAGAACCCCAACCGGTGTTCGCATTTCTCTGAAAATGAAATCCACAAACATCAGAACATATAAAGGGATAGTATTTTACAGCCAATGACAATACACCAAACCAATTTGTTGCTACATTTAGTGATTGGCATCAGTATACATAGAAAATagaaacatgaatttttacAAAACCCATAAAAAGACATGCTGCAAAAATTAAGCAGACTAATCTTTGGGGTCTGTCTGGATAGGGAGCATTTGGGCCCAAATATATACTATAAAGTTCCTACGGTGGCTTGCTCCTTAGTATACCCGCTCATTGTCTAAAAACAGAAAGGGTGCTTAGTATaataaaacaataaaaaatatgCCATAAAACCCCAAAACAGAGCAAAGCGACCAGAGTACAGGTTAAGCCCTGTTAATGCAAAGGCCTTGCACATTGCAAGCTTATGTTGTTTCAAGCAACCACAACAAACATCAGTAAAATTCATGAAACATTGGTTGTGAGATGACAGGTTACTGGTATCCCTTCTAGTTCTAGCTACTGAATTGATTGACAACTGATATTAGTGTTTTCTCAAACATGTTACTGGTATTGATTGCTTACTGACAATCCCAGTAAACAATCACATATCATTTTTGTCAATGCATTCACACCACACTGACCTGCTCATCATGCGAATATCTGCAGGAAGCTCCGCGGTTGCACTCGCCTTTCTGGAAAGCATAGCAGACTCCACGAGCCTCCCTCTTCTGCTGTcgctcctcctcatcttcctcctccttcttcttgtaCTTGCTTACATGGTCAACCCTTATGATCCTCCCAAGAACTTTAGCTCCATTCAAATTGTCTTCACCATGCAACAATTAGGCAAGCAATAAAATATTAGGACTTGATCAGGCAATCAATTGAAACTGAATACTGAAGCGACcaaagagagagaaggaaaaggggCAAAAAGAATGCTCACCTACAGCGAGAATCGTGCTCCTCTGGTCCTCGTACGCGAGGAACGCGAAGCCCTTGGATTTTCCCGTGCCCTTGTCGCGCACGAGGTTCACGTCTACCACCTCACCGTACCTTCGAAAAGGGGGACGGGAAACTCGTCAGATCTCTCTACCAGCATCCATTccaaggggagaggaggggacgaaaggaaaacatggagtggggtgttggggggggggggggaggggctgCGACTCACTGTgcgaagatggcgaggaggtcgCCCTCGGTGAGGTCGAAGGGAATGCCGCCGACGAAGACGTAGGCGGAGTCCTTGAACTTGGCGTGCCACGACGCGTCCTCGCCGATGCCAAGGAGCGCCTCCTTCTGGTTGATCACCTGCGTCCGCTTCACCTGAGTCAGGGGATTCATCGTCCCGACCTccggcgtggccgccgccgccggctactcGAGCAGAATCACGAGGATGAGCAGCGACGGATTTGGGTAGACGAAGGGAGGTCGGTGTTTGGAATTGGCCAACTGGGGCCAACCTTCTATTGGGTTTAGGCCAATTTAGGGTTCCCGGCCCGGCCCGTCTGACCGTTGAGTTTCAGATCCAACGGGCATATTCAGCCAAAAGCCCAAACCCAACTATTTCCATGCATTTTTTTAAGGCCATCGGGCCTTCCAAACCTTAAAGAAGCAATCACAAAACGTCAATTTTTGtctcttatttttctttctgaAGGGGATCTACTTGTTCAGCATCGGCCTTTGCGACACCGTGACCCCGTGATTTTGTTGCATGCACTAAGGTGagggtaaaacaacacatcgtTATACCTTAGCTTCACACCTCGCTGATTACAATACATCTTGAAATTTGAAAAACCATAGACTTCCTCTATTTAATattgagaaaattccttatttcaCACTACTAAAATGAAGCCTTTTCCTCTCTTTTGACACCTCTTCTAAGTTCTAAACAGACGACATTAAAGCTAAGGATGAATTAAACAAGCCAACAAAAGCGATCCGAGAGAAGTAAATTGAACATTTTTCGCAGAACTTCTATGGTAAGTGTTAACTGTCTTGACAAACTCATGTTGTTTTAGGCCCGAGCTCATTCAAACCAGCGACAATGTGCGAGTTGTAAATAAAGGTTGCACACGTCACGAACTCAGCTCGTAAGGTTCCTTGTGATGGAACTTGCCCATCAGGATTCGAGTCCTCGATTCAGCATGGGTGTTCGcattttttggatttatttaAGGATTTAACCGACACTATTTTTTCAGTGGTAGCGACGTGCCCGTTGATAGCGAGGCGCCAGTGGTAATTTCGTCAATGTTGAGGATTTGCCGGCTCAGTCtcgctattctttcagtggtacaGTCTTTTAGAGGTACTTATAGGGGTAGTGTTGCGTATATATTCGTAGGAGCGAGTGTGCGTACGTGTACGTAAGTATCTGCGTCTGCACAGtatgattaaaaaaaattgcacacATCCACGTGTCCAAACTCAAACGCAACCCTTTTGGCCCGCCTTGCCGCCGGGTGACTTGAGTTTGACTCCAacaatcctcctcctctccacgaCTCCACACCATACCGCTCCCGCCACGCCCCATTTCCATTTGACCAtcgcctccgcctcgtcccTCCCGCCGGGCGACCTCCCTTCCGCTTCACGCCGGcctccctcctccgcgccccgaggccgcggccgcgttgacccccgcgcctcctcctcctccaccaccaccaccaccgcatcGTCCTCCATCCCCTTTACGTCCTCCCCAAGCCCCTTCATGCCGTCGAAAGGCATCTCCCTTCCCCCATTTAGCGTCCACCGTCCACCGTCTCCATTCCCCACCGTCTCTcgtctccctctcttcctcctctccacccACCCACCACCCGTCGGCCTTCTTGCTCTGCACCGGAGGTCTCCTTCCAGGTAACAACGGCTTTGTTCATTTGATCATGCCGATGGACTTGGTGTGTTCAGGTTTCTTGATGGGATGGGATCAATTGCAGGTGCAGTTTCCATGTCAGTGGAGTTCAGGTCCGAGTGCGATGACATCGAGGAGGCCAAGTCCCCCAGCAACACgagcgtcgccgccgtcgccgtcaagAACGCCGACGCATCGGTCTACAAGATCATCCACGGCTACCTGAAGCAGAAGAACAACTCCATCATCAGAGTCGCCGCCAATGTCGCCAGGAAAGCGGCTTCCAACAAGTATATATACTAACAGATTTACCGCACCTCTCAATTTATCCGCGCTGCGTTCATGTGGGAAAAGTAAATGAGAAATCGATCCTTCGCTTTGCGTGTTGTGTCCAGATTATCGAGGAAGACCTCTGATGTTTTCGACACCTTAATTCAGAAGCAGCAGAGCAAGTGGGGAAATAAGAGCGGGCCGTTGCTTTCAGGGATTTTTTACTGCATTGCTTCCTGCAGCATGATATTGCTCAACAAGGTGGTTCTCTCCGGTTACAATTTCGATGCTGGCATATCACTGATGCTATATCAGGTAATTCAGTTTATTTGGACCTCTTGTCCCTATCCTTTTAAGGGTAATTGTATGACAGTTGTGCCACAGTTTTATTTATGCggtgtttcttttgtttttcaacACTTGCTCGTATGTGATTACTGGCAACTCATTACCATTGAGCTGATCAGGCGTCCTTTTATGATTCAGAACTTTGTTTGCGTGGTCATTCTTCTGATACTTGAGCTCTTCCATGTTATTACAACGGAGGAACTCACATGGAAGTTGATAAAAGTCTGGATTCCGGTGAATCTTATTTTCATCGGGATGCTAGTAACTGGAATGTACAGGTATTTCCTGCTTCACACTGCATGTTCATGATAGTCACCTTTTAGCTGGACTAAACCAGATGGCATGAGCAATCTGACAGTACTTCATCTTTATCTCATTTCAAGTTGCAGTAGTCTGAACTCGAAGTATAAGCTTTATCGGTATGGTAGTCTTTGAGTACTATTGATTAACCTTCTTCTCATTGTTTCTGCCACTCTTCAGTTTGAAGTACATAAATGTCGCAATGGTGACAATATTAAAGAACATGACAAACATTATAACAGCTATAGGGGAGATATATATTTTCAGGAAGGGTCAGAATAAAAAGGTTTGGGTTGCACTTTTTCTGATGGTAGGTCCATTCCTGTTTGCCACTCCCCTTGTTTTACTTCCATAGTACCAAACAATGACTTGATTATTGAGCTAAATTAAGAATTTACCTCCAGAATAGCATGTTTTGTTTATCTGAGCAATTTACGTCTCTCTGTCTTTGCAGATTGTATCGGCTGTATGCGGGGGCATTACAGATCTCTCTTTCCATCTAATTGGCTACACGTGGCAAATTCTGAATTGCTTTCTAACAGCAGGCTACTCGGTTAGTTCATTTGTCCGAATAGTTTTACAAATTTATAGAGTACCATGAGTCTCTTCACAATCTATCAATGGACTGCTGCACAGGGTGCTGTTGGGCATTTTAATCCTTGGCATTTAATTCACATAGTAATGCATTTAAAAAGACATAGTCAACACCATAATAATAACTTCATTCAATCTTATTATCTCTTATTTTATGAGTTCAATCTTATTAGTTCTGCATCTGCTATGTCCCCAGCACATCTAATGTATGATCCTTCTATAACAGCTCACGCTAAGGCGCTTGATGGATACAGCTAAACAATCAACAAAATCTGGCTCCCTCAATGAAGTTTCTATGGTGTTACTTAACAATGCACTGTCAATTCCATTCGCACTCATTTTGGTTGTAGTCTTCAACGAGTGGGAATATGTTTGTCAAGCGTAAGTTCTTCATCTTGTTCCATGTCTAACCATACATTTTTGGCCTGAGTACTTGTTATTgtacttttttttccttttcaggcCTGAGCATTTTAGAGTAGTTATCAATATCGATTTGATCACGGACATGTTGTCATTAACTTTTACCTGTTCATGCAAGTTATGTAATCAAACA encodes the following:
- the LOC101780509 gene encoding zinc finger CCCH domain-containing protein 25, producing MNPLTQVKRTQVINQKEALLGIGEDASWHAKFKDSAYVFVGGIPFDLTEGDLLAIFAQYGEVVDVNLVRDKGTGKSKGFAFLAYEDQRSTILAVDNLNGAKVLGRIIRVDHVSKYKKKEEEDEEERQQKREARGVCYAFQKGECNRGASCRYSHDEQRNANTGWGSKEDSGAPWEHDKHHDVPKSRGICYAFQKGECNRGASCKFSHDEQKNANTRWSSRDGESSRSERYEDRDSRSRRDDRRAEDRDRYKHDRSPERSRGERQRNDDRYSQGREERSERRKYDDMDRKRSRYDDNSERRERRG
- the LOC101781319 gene encoding GDP-mannose transporter GONST1 — its product is MSVEFRSECDDIEEAKSPSNTSVAAVAVKNADASVYKIIHGYLKQKNNSIIRVAANVARKAASNKLSRKTSDVFDTLIQKQQSKWGNKSGPLLSGIFYCIASCSMILLNKVVLSGYNFDAGISLMLYQNFVCVVILLILELFHVITTEELTWKLIKVWIPVNLIFIGMLVTGMYSLKYINVAMVTILKNMTNIITAIGEIYIFRKGQNKKVWVALFLMIVSAVCGGITDLSFHLIGYTWQILNCFLTAGYSLTLRRLMDTAKQSTKSGSLNEVSMVLLNNALSIPFALILVVVFNEWEYVCQAEVIREPMFWVVATASGLLGLAISFSSVWFLHQTGPTTYSLVGSLNKIPISVAGVLLFNVPVSVENFCSIVFGLFAGIFFAKAKMS